Genomic segment of Chloroflexota bacterium:
CGGATGATGATCTTCCCATCGCGCCGTTCCGTGGACTGCGCGATGGCCTTCACCGCCTCGTCCAGTGAGTAGCGCGCGGTGATGATGGAGGACAGGTCGAGGCGTCCCGAGGCCACCATGCGGATGACGTTGGGGAAGTTCGCATGGCCGGAATGCCCCTGAGCGCCGTACACCTGGCTGCGGCGCACCTGCAGGGTCTCCAGGTACATGGGGACGCGCTGCGCGGCCCGGCCGATCTGCACGATCTTGCCGTTGATGGCCAGGGCCTGCTCCATTTCGGGCACCGTCAGATGGGGCGCCCCCGCGGCCTCCACGAAGAAGTCGAAGCCCTCGCCATGGCTGAGATCCATGAGCACCTCGTGAGGTGTGACCTCTCGCGGGTCGTAGACGTGCTCAGCCCCGACCTTGGCGGCCAGCTCCCGCCGTTGTGGCGACACCTCAAAGGCGGCGATCATGCCCGCGCCGGCGGCCTCGGCCAGCCCGATCGCGGCGAGGCCGATGGGGCCAGCCCCGAACACGGCCACGTAGGCCCCTGGCTTGAACCCGCCCGCGCGCGTGAACATGGCGTTATAGGAGACCGTGGTGGGCTCCGTCAGAGCGGCCACGTCGTACCCCTTCTCCTCGCCGAAGCGCTCCAGGATGCCGTCCACCTTCCAGCAGTATTTGGCGCCCACGGCGATGTAGTTGGCGAAGGCGCCGTCGATGGTGAACCCGATCTCCTCCAGGTTCACGCAGTGATTGGGGAACCCGTTGCGGCAGGGCGTGCAGTGGCCGCACCAGATCATCTCCTCCACGGTGACCGGGTCTCCCACCTTAAGGTCAGTGACCTCCTTGCCGACCTCCACCACCTTGGCGGAGAACTCATGCCCGAGGATGGAGGGGAATCGCGTGAGGCCGGGATAGAGGATGTAATCATCCTCGTCCGTCTCGTAGAAGTGCATGTCGGATCCACACACGCCGCACGCCTTCACCTCCAGCAACACCTCGTCGGGCTTGATCTTCGGCACCGGCCGCTCTTGAATCTCCAGCCGGGGATGGCGCCACACGCTGTTGCCGCTGATCGCCTTGCGCGTCTGCTTCTCCCATTCGGACACCTGGTAATCCGGTTTCGGATCCCATTGGGCCTCAAGAACCAACCCTTTCATGTCTGAGCCTCCTTGCTTGAATGTGTGACATGAGATGTCACGTGCCGTCTTTGCCCGTTCAGGCCCAGTTTGGACTCCCATCAGGGCTGAGAATGGCAGGCAAAGGCAGGTTGTAGGAGACGGCGTCGCACCGTTCCTACGGCGGAGGGAAGGCCCTCCGCATCACCCCGGTTTCCATTGTCAACTTTGCCAACGTTGAAAAGACGGGCCTACGCCTCGTCAAACGGGCTCAGGTGGCGGTCGAAATGCGTCTCCAGGGCCGCGTAGTACGCCTCCTCGTCGGATCGCAACGCGTCCAGGAGCCTGTCGCGGAATCGATAGGAGCCGTCCGCTCGTTGGCTGGTCAGCACCGATCCGAAGGTCACGTGGAGCACCTGGCGTCCATCGAATTGATCCAGGATCGTGTCCAGCTCCTCGTCGGCCAGCTGATCCGGCCGGGGGACCTTCGTCGGATCGGCCGATACATGATAGGTCGCCCGATCCTCGTCGTATCGTTCCAGGGCGAAGGCGAGGATCTCCCGGAACAGGGCGGGGCGAACCCGGGCGATGGCCCGCAGCGCCTCCAGATACGACGTGCCCGCCGTCTTGAGATGGACCAGGTCGCCGGCGTGTCGGGCGAAGATGGGGTAGATGGTGAACTTGTCCGAGCCCGAGTGCAGGCTGAGCTTGTATGGGCCCAGATGGCGCGCGATGGCCACATGTTGCACGAAGCTCTCCTCGAACTCCCGCAGGTCGCCGATGTAGTCCACCCCCTTCTCGAACCGGCCCACGTAGCGCGGCGCCAGGCTGACCCACCGCACCCCCAGTCGCTTCAGCTCGCTGGCGACGAAGAGGTGCTCCAAAACGGTGGTGGGCGTCTCCGTCTCGTCCACCGACATCTCCAACTCAAATGGGCGATCCCCCATGCGCGAGGCGAGATGGCGGTACATGGCGACGGTGTGGGCCACCGCCCGACCGTACTTGGCGGCCGCTCGCCAGAGGCTCTCCTCGTCAAAGGAGAGGGCGAACTCGCCGAGGTCGAAACGCTTGTTCAGGTAGAGCGCCTGCAGCTTTTCCGGCGAGCCGTCGAGCACGTCCCAGGGCAGCGCCTGCACCTTCTCTCGCAGGGCGGCCGGGCCTGCGGCGTCGGCCTCGTTGTCCACGTGGTCGCCCGGGTCGATGGTGTAGAAGGTGAACCCGGCCGCCACGCAGTGGTCGATGTCCTCAAAGGTCTTCAGGTGATCCGCGTCGGCGCCGTATCCGTCTCGCCATCCCTCCTGGAACACGCCCCAGGTGGCGTCGTCCATCACCTCGTCGGGCGTCCGGGCGGTGCGCTCCATCTCCCGGATGGACTGCTGCGCGAAGATGGGGACCATATCGTGTTTGCGCACGGCTCGCACGTGCCCCGGCGTCGCCAGCCCCAGGCGGTCTCCGCACCCCACGGACTTGCTGAGCCCGAGGACCCGGGGCGCGGTGAAGGGGAGCGCTCGGCGCAGGGCGATGGCGTTGGCGTGATTCGTCGGGCATCGCTGGAGTGTGAGAGTTTCCCCGTGTATGGAGATCGTTTGTGAGCTGCCGTCGAAGCCCGGCTGGCCGTCTTGCGAGAGGATCCCCAGCCATTTCTCGGTGCCCTGACGGCTCAGGAAATAGAGTGTGCCCTGGGCGGCGGTGATGGATCGCGGATAGACCTTCTGGCCGACCAGGTGCTCCAACTGCGCGGCCAATTCGTTGGCCTGCTCGAGCGGCACTGCGGAGTCTGGCTCACGGACGCGAAGCAGATCGAGCACTGAGGGCATGGCGTGTCACCTTTCTGATGGGGATGATGTGGAATCGCGTATGATCAACTGGCATGGCAGTAACGTGTCGGAAACCTCCTCGCCGGCCAGCAGGTCCAGCACCATCTGCATGGCCTTGCGCCCCATCTCGATTCGGGGCTGGTGGATCGTGGTCAGCGAGGGCGTCACATACCAGCTGGCCTCGATGTCGTCGAAGCCCACCACGCTCAGGGAGTCGGGCACCGGGATGCCCAGGTCACGTGCGCCTGAGAGGACGCCGATGGCCGTCCGGTCGTTGTAACAGAACACGGCCGTTGCCCCCGCCGTCAGCAGAGGGCGGATCGCGGCGCGGCCGTTCTCCAGATCGCGGCGGGTGTCGGGCACGATCACCAGGCGGGGGTCGAAGGGGATCCCGGCCTCCTCCAGCTCGGCCCGGTAGCCCGCCAGGCGGCGCTGGTTGGACGGGGGGCGAAAGCCGGAGCCGATGTAGCCGATACGCCGGTGGCCCAGCTCCAGGAGGTGTCGAACGGCCCGTCGGGCGCCGCCCTCGTCGTCCGCCGAGACCGAGTACAGGTACTCGCCGTTGGCCTGGCTGTTGATCAGGACGATGGGCACTCCCAGCTCTTGCAGGCGCTTGCTGTAGAGGTGTCCTACCCGGGACGCCAGCACGATCACCCCATCCACACGCCGGCGATGGAACATCTCCACGATGGACATCTCTCGCTCGGGGTCGGCGTGGGAAGAGCACAGGAACACGCTGTAGCCGGTGGTGGTGGCCATGTCCTCAATGCCGTCCACGATCCGGTCCACGAAGGGATCGGAGATGGTGGTGACGACCAGGCCCAGCGTGTGGGTGCGTTGGGTGACCAGGCTGCGCGCGACCAGGCTGGGGGTGTAGCCCATCTCCGCGGCGATACGGCGGATGCGCTCCCTCGTCTGCGGGGAGATGCGGCCTGTGCCCTTGAGCGCCCGGCTGACCGTGGAGTGACTCACACCGGCCGCCTCGGCGATGTCCTTGATCGAGATGTGCGAGCGCATGTTGTCCCTGGCCATGGTGGATTGCCGGTCCCTTTTCGTGAAAGCGGCTGCCTGGCGACTTGGAGAGGGTAGGAGTTTCGGTTCTGTTCAGGAAGACACGCGCACACGTGTGCGCACAATGCATACTATACCACAAGAGGACGCCGTTGTCAATTGACGATCTGATGTCTGCCGGGTAGAATGGGCTGTTCTCAATCCTCATGTGGAGACCCTGTGCGCGCCGCGTTTATGTGGATGTGTGTCCGATCCTCATCGCCGGGATGGTCGCCTCGCCCCGGGAGGGTTTCCCCTCGGGGCCGGGTCGTTCCCATCGCTCCTCCCCGCCCGGGGCGGGGGCGAGTGTATCGCCCCTTACCGATGCGCTTTGCCGGGCTGGCGTATAGTGAACGTATTGAGGAGAGGTGGTGTCAATGACGCGAGACGACTTCTGCCCGGTGACCGCTGCCGCGCGCATCGTGGGGCGCAAATGGACCTTGCTCATCATCTATCATCTGCTGAAGAGCCCTCGCCGCTTTTGCGAGCTTCAGGAGCTGTTGGGCGGCGTGAACCCGACCACGCTGTCGCAACGATTGAAGATGCTGGAGCAGGAGGGGCTGCTTCGCCGCCACGAGCGGTTGACCGTGCCCCCCTGGGTGCAGTATGAGTTGACCGAAAAGGGCAAGGCTTTGGGCCCTGTCATCGAGGGCATGGCCGAGTGGGGTCAGGCCTGGCTTTCCGATACCACAGAGACCCCTTCCTCTCAGGGGCCTGCGGAGGCACAAAGCGCATGATCGTGGAACGTCTGGTAGTGGGGCCGCTGCAGGCCAACTGCTATATCCTGGGAGATCAGGAGAGCGGCGAGGCGGTGGTGGTGGATCCCGGGGGCGATGTGGCTGCCATCCTGGCGGCCCTGGGCCGCCTCGGCCTCAAGGTGGTCAAGATCATGGGCACTCATGCCCATTTCGATCACGTGTTGGGCGTGCAGGAGCTTCGGCAGGAGACCGGCGCGCCATTCCTCCTGCACCCGGATGAGCAGCCGATCCTGGAGACCATGCAGGAGCAGGCGCGAGCCTGGCTGGGGATCGACCTGGGAGCGCCCCCCGTGGTCGACGAGCCGCTGCGAGCGGGGCAGGCGGTATGCTTTGGGCAGGAGGAGTTGGAGGTGCGCCTGACGCCGGGGCATTCCCCCGGGTCCGTGAGCCTGGTCCATCACGCCGGGCGGCGGGTGCTTACCGGCGATGCGCTTTTCGCCGGGTCCGTGGGACGGACCGATCTGTTGGGCGGCGACATGGCGACCCTGTTGCGCAGCATTCGGAAGCACATCCTTGACCTGCCCGACGATTACGCGGTGTTACCCGGGCATGGCCCGGCCACCACCGTGGGCGAGGAGCGGCGCCACAATCCCTTCCTGCAATCGGGGGCTGCGTTGCAGTGGATAGGCTGATCCTGCCCTGGGCGATCTACGCGGAGATCATCTCCCACGCGCGGGAGGGCGCGCCAGAAGAGGTGTGCGGCATCCTGTCCGGCAGAGGGGACACGGCCATGGCGCTCCATCGGGCGCGCAACGTCGCACCGGATCGCGTCATGGACTACGCGGTCGATGATCGGACGCTCCTCCTGCAGTTTGAGTTTGAGGAGCGCGGGGAGGCCATGGTGGCGATCTATCACTCCCACCCGGATTCCCCCGCCTTCCCCTCGGCCACGGATGCACACCGGGCGTTCTACCCGGAGTCGGCTTATATCATCTGCTCCTTGGAGAGGCCGGAGCGGCCGGTGTTGCGGGCCTTTCACCTGGTCCAGTCGCCGCCTCAGCGCATCGAGGCGGGCGAGATGCCGGCCGAGGCCGTCTCACTGCGGGGGAACGAGTCCCTCCGGGCCCGTTATGTGGGCGGGAGGCACATGGGACGGTACGATCTGTACGAGATCTCCCAGGACGGGGCGGTGCAGTGGATCGCCTGTGAGGTGCGGGAGATCCCGATCCTCGTCGTGTGACGCGGGTCATTTGACGGATCATGGATTTTGAGTATATTTCGCGTGGATTTTGTCGGTAAGGAGCTGAGGTTTCGTGAGAATCGGGATCGCCTGCCAGCGTAAGAGCTGGAGCGCGCTGACTTCGTTGACGTGCATCTGTCTTTAGCGGGAGCGGCCGGCTGGCCTCCGGATGGCCCGAGGCAGCGGTTGGCTCCCGCCGGTAGACGGATGCGATGAGTCGCGTGCGTGAGGCGATCCGTGTGATCCCAATTGAGAGCCCGGACCGATGAGGCTGTGAGATCCTGCGTGTCGCGTGGTGGGTGACACGGCCGATCGGTCGATGATCGTTCGTCGTGAGACTCATCGCATCAGCCCTTGGGGCGGCGATGAGTTTTTTGTTTCTGTCTCTTGCCCGGTGGAAGAGGGGGAATGAGTTTACAGGAAGATCTGAGGAGGTATGAGCTCGTGGCACGCATTGCGGAAGACATCACCCAACTGGTAGGGAATACCCCATTGGTTCGCATCCGTCGCCTGATGGGGGATGCCGGGGCGACCGTGGTCGCCAAGTTGGAGTTCTACAACCCGGCCTCCAGCGTCAAGGATCGCATCGCGCTGAGCATGATCGAGGCGGCGGAACGTGAGGGTCTCATCAAGGAGGACACCATCATCCTGGAGCCGACCAGCGGCAACACCGGCATCGGGCTGGCGTTCGTCTGCGCGGCGAAGGGATATCGCTGCGTCCTGGTCATGCCCGACACCATGAGCGTGGAGCGGCGGATCTTGCTGCGCGCCTTTGGGGCGGAGCTGATCCTGACGCCCGGGTCGGAGGGGATGAAGGGGGCGATTCGCAAGGCGGAGGAACTGGCCGCCTCGGACCCGCGATACTTCATCCCGCAGCAGTTCAAGAACCCGGCCAACCCGGAGATCCATCGCCGCACCACCGCCGAGGAGATCTGGCGGGATACGGACGGCCAGGTGGATATCCTGGTGGCGGGTGTGGGAACGGGCGGCACCATCACCGGCGTGGCCGAGGTCATCAAGCAGCGAAAGCCGTCCTTCCAAGCCATCGCCGTAGAGCCCGCCGATTCCCCTGTGCTGTCGGGCGGGGAGCCGGGCCCGCATAAGATCCAGGGCATCGGCGCCGGCTTCATCCCCGAGGTGCTGAACACCGAGATCATCGACGAGGTGATCCAGGTGACCAATGAGGACGCGTTCGCCATGGCCCGGCGCGCGGCGCGAGAAGAGGGCATCCTGGTGGGGATCTCCTCCGGGGCGGCCCTCCACGCCGCGGCGCAGGTGGCCCGCCGCCCGGAGAATGCCGGGAAACTCATCGTCGTGATCATCCCGTCCTGCGGTGAGCGGTATCTGAGCACGGCGCTGTTTGCAGATCTGCAAGAGTGAGGGGTGAGCGA
This window contains:
- a CDS encoding alcohol dehydrogenase catalytic domain-containing protein, yielding MKGLVLEAQWDPKPDYQVSEWEKQTRKAISGNSVWRHPRLEIQERPVPKIKPDEVLLEVKACGVCGSDMHFYETDEDDYILYPGLTRFPSILGHEFSAKVVEVGKEVTDLKVGDPVTVEEMIWCGHCTPCRNGFPNHCVNLEEIGFTIDGAFANYIAVGAKYCWKVDGILERFGEEKGYDVAALTEPTTVSYNAMFTRAGGFKPGAYVAVFGAGPIGLAAIGLAEAAGAGMIAAFEVSPQRRELAAKVGAEHVYDPREVTPHEVLMDLSHGEGFDFFVEAAGAPHLTVPEMEQALAINGKIVQIGRAAQRVPMYLETLQVRRSQVYGAQGHSGHANFPNVIRMVASGRLDLSSIITARYSLDEAVKAIAQSTERRDGKIIIRPN
- a CDS encoding LacI family transcriptional regulator; protein product: MARDNMRSHISIKDIAEAAGVSHSTVSRALKGTGRISPQTRERIRRIAAEMGYTPSLVARSLVTQRTHTLGLVVTTISDPFVDRIVDGIEDMATTTGYSVFLCSSHADPEREMSIVEMFHRRRVDGVIVLASRVGHLYSKRLQELGVPIVLINSQANGEYLYSVSADDEGGARRAVRHLLELGHRRIGYIGSGFRPPSNQRRLAGYRAELEEAGIPFDPRLVIVPDTRRDLENGRAAIRPLLTAGATAVFCYNDRTAIGVLSGARDLGIPVPDSLSVVGFDDIEASWYVTPSLTTIHQPRIEMGRKAMQMVLDLLAGEEVSDTLLPCQLIIRDSTSSPSER
- a CDS encoding helix-turn-helix transcriptional regulator — encoded protein: MTRDDFCPVTAAARIVGRKWTLLIIYHLLKSPRRFCELQELLGGVNPTTLSQRLKMLEQEGLLRRHERLTVPPWVQYELTEKGKALGPVIEGMAEWGQAWLSDTTETPSSQGPAEAQSA
- a CDS encoding MBL fold metallo-hydrolase; translation: MIVERLVVGPLQANCYILGDQESGEAVVVDPGGDVAAILAALGRLGLKVVKIMGTHAHFDHVLGVQELRQETGAPFLLHPDEQPILETMQEQARAWLGIDLGAPPVVDEPLRAGQAVCFGQEELEVRLTPGHSPGSVSLVHHAGRRVLTGDALFAGSVGRTDLLGGDMATLLRSIRKHILDLPDDYAVLPGHGPATTVGEERRHNPFLQSGAALQWIG
- a CDS encoding M67 family metallopeptidase, translating into MDRLILPWAIYAEIISHAREGAPEEVCGILSGRGDTAMALHRARNVAPDRVMDYAVDDRTLLLQFEFEERGEAMVAIYHSHPDSPAFPSATDAHRAFYPESAYIICSLERPERPVLRAFHLVQSPPQRIEAGEMPAEAVSLRGNESLRARYVGGRHMGRYDLYEISQDGAVQWIACEVREIPILVV
- the cysK gene encoding cysteine synthase A yields the protein MSLQEDLRRYELVARIAEDITQLVGNTPLVRIRRLMGDAGATVVAKLEFYNPASSVKDRIALSMIEAAEREGLIKEDTIILEPTSGNTGIGLAFVCAAKGYRCVLVMPDTMSVERRILLRAFGAELILTPGSEGMKGAIRKAEELAASDPRYFIPQQFKNPANPEIHRRTTAEEIWRDTDGQVDILVAGVGTGGTITGVAEVIKQRKPSFQAIAVEPADSPVLSGGEPGPHKIQGIGAGFIPEVLNTEIIDEVIQVTNEDAFAMARRAAREEGILVGISSGAALHAAAQVARRPENAGKLIVVIIPSCGERYLSTALFADLQE